CTACCATGTCTGTCCTCCGTCATTGAACGGTTGTGATTCCAAGCATTCGGGTTTTAACTTTGATACTTTCTCAATCTTCCAAACATACTTGTTCATAAAAGCACATTGGGTCAAGATAAGGAAAAGGTGGAGCCTAGGTTGGTTGGTTAATTGACACTTTGTGCATACCGGGGAGGTTAGGGTAAACGTGACTTAAAGGTAAGAGTTCAGGgtactaaattgaaattaattttttttttaaaaaaaaatatgaaattggttcaagctcaacaaaaaaatgttaaattttttcaagTCCAAATAGGTTTCCCTTGTTTgtcttggttttgttttgcctttCCTCCACCCATCATATGCGGATGCTTCTCAAGATCAGATCTCCACTACTAtcgtttttgcattttttttttaatagccAAATTATGTCGTTACCAGCTTCATTCTCCACAATGATGGCTTTTCTTTGTAATAAGTGAGATGTTTCTTTCAGTTTGTGAATAGGGGGTCGCCCTTTTTTTGGTCAGTTGCAGAGTctctttgggtttttttgtgtagttttcacctctcctttgtgTAAGAGTTTTTCGCCTCTtcttttgtgagagctttccacttttcttttgtgagagttttatttgtgttgttttctgacttggttttttcaacctttatctctttttgatTGTTctgagtttgcaatcttaaTTGAGATgcctttgtcaaaaaaatttctatcCTGCGTGATCATTAGTGGAGACACAccagattgtcttaattttgatgttagatttTGTTATTATAATGGCTCTTTGTGGTTAGTTTGTATTACCCCTTGTGGTTAGTGGCTTTCTTTGGCcaaattataaatgcaatcccataatttctcaaaaaagaaagcaaaaaggAAGAGCTTAGCGCTTACATTCTCAAAGAGTACACTCTCCAAAACAAACATACCTAAAAATAGTGGTAAAATTCAAACCTAATGTAACAACTCCCACAAATAGTGGGTCCACCTctctttttataactaaaatcaataaattatCTTATTAGAAAATTAAGACAACTCTTGCAATTTACTCTAGAAAGATCCCTAGTACATTCAACTGTACCAAAAagtctctttttctttttttgtcaaacacAACTCTCGACAACCGCATATAAATGGTCATCAATAATTTTAGAAGTTAAACGAGTAAACAACTCACCAACTTCATATTTAATCTAGATTGGATGATCATTGAATTGGGAATTTATCTTATAAAACTCATTATTTGCAGTTGCACCTCCTTGTTCATGATGTACGTGTAGACACACATGCATGCATTAGAGTGCATCTATCCTTAGTTCCTTTCCTTGCATCCATATGTTAAATTTCTCTCCTcgtaaattagattaatttagaataatttagactatAGCATAGCTTGTAttaaatgcaaaaaacaaaaaataatatagaacTTCGTTTTAAGGCTTGACTAGTTTCTTCAACACAAGTCGAACACAATTGCAAAGGTCGACAgagacaaaaagaaatataatttaCGTACCATCATGTTGGCCAAACTTGAGACTAGCCATGGCCAAAACTTCCTTCCGTCGATACTACAAGTTGATgccaaaaaattcataaaggGTGCGTCGTCGACCAGTTCCTCCTGAGTTGAGTCAGTGAAGAAAAGTGTTTCAGCGATGATTAGAAAGAAAGTTATGGAGGGTGGCCTTAAGTTATATTATATTGGAGATCGACCGAGTACGCTTGTTGGTTTGCTCTGATTTTACTTCTATGAAAATTCTCTCTTCAACCTCCAAAGAGACCACACAATCCTTGCTCAAAAATATACAATAAGGTTTCATTAGAGAGGCACCCAAGATCTGAAAAAAGCTgggactttttttatttttaatattaattattggAAGATGAATAAATTGtgatgaaattttaattttgaatagGGCAAATGTGGGCTTTTCCTCccaacaaaaaggaaatagtTTTGGTGCAAGGCAAGAAAATACGAGTTTtgtgattatttttttctgttattttaaatcattttGTTATTTCTAGAAATTGATATTGCAGCAGGGAcgttattttttgtttgcataCATATCATTTGTGATTTTGTCAATGTTTTCATCCTTCTTTTTTCATACCTAGAATATCAAAAAAGTGCATACTGTTTTCGTTCTCTACAACTTAACTTGGATCTTAAATTACAAAttcatttttgggtttttattttgcgAAAACATTTTTCGGAAATGAGTTCAAGAAATGTTACCAAATGGGTCCTAACttcattgaaaatataaatcgCTTGTTAAGGAGTGAAGTAGCAACTCTCCTTTCGACTCAATTAgccactagtaaaaaaaaccccttgcgcgaccaaattttgcgcgacgaaaaattattcgtcgcgcaaagccactttgcgcgacgaaacttgaaacttcgtcgctcaaagtcttgcgcgaccaaattttgcgcgacgaaaaataattcatcgcccaaagtcacttcgcgcgacaaacttttgcgcgacgacaatacatcgtcgcgcaaagtcttgcgcgaccaaattttgcgcgacgaaaaacaattcgtcgcccaaagtcacttcgcgcgacaaacttttgcgcgacgacaatacatcgtcgctcaaagtctggcgcgaccaattttgcgcgacgaaaaataattcgtcgctcaaagtgactttgcgcgacgaaaagtaaacttcatcgctcaaagtccttataaaacttcgtcgcgcaaacttcgcgcgacaaaatTTTGCgtgacgacaatacatcgtcgctcaaagtcttgagCGAccaattttgtgcgacgaaaaataattcgtcgctcaaagtgactttgcgcgacgaaaagtaaacttcgtcgcgcaaagtccttataaaaataaataaaataaaaaaatatttttaaaaattttttccatgacgtaatccaaacattttgtcacctaaaccaatttatttttgtttttattttgtatgcataacacttaagaaattaaacggtatatatatttattaagtaactttaaatttattattttagatcggatcggatttttattagaaaaatatattcttgttgttgggattgggtttttgttagaaaatatatattttaaattgacgatcgaattatttcattgtattcatatcgggtcaaggagtgtagtagtaaaaaatcatcaaaatcggagttaaaataaccgttaaatcttgatttttcattataaccgtcgaaaagttttatccccttacttgatctctgaatgtttattttttccgatttctggctatatgatctcgaagtataaacaaacaagtttgatggttggatcgttgaaactagtttttttgaatgcatatgccatcaaaacaatatattcactaacaattaagagtttctttatactttcgttaaatataacataagattttgtggtatccactagtgtaaatattttaaattgaagatcaaattcagtcattgtattcatatagggtcaaggagggtagctgtaaaaaatcatcaaaatcggagttaaaataaccattaaatcttgatttttcatttataaccatcgaaaagttttgtcccgttacttgatcaatgaatgtttattttttccgatttttggcgtatatgatctcgaagtataaacaaacaagtttgacggttggattgttgaaacaagtttgacggttggatcgttgaaactagtttcgtagaatgtgtatgccatcaaaacaatatattcactaacaattaagagtttatttatattttcgtaaaatataacataagattttgtggtatccactagtgtaaatattttaaattgaagatcaaattcagtcattgtattcatataggatcaaggagtgtagctgtaaaaaatcatcaaaatcggagttaaaataaccgttaaatcatgatttttcatttataaccatcgaagagttttgtcccgttacttgatctatgaatgtttattttttccgatttttggcgtatatgatctcgaagtataaaaaaacaagtttgacggttggattaaaaaaacaagtttgacggttggatcgttgaaactagtttcgtagaatgcatatgccatcaaaacaatatattcactaacaattaagagtttatttatacttttgttaaatataacataacattttgtggtatccactagtgcaaatgttttaaattgaagatcaaattcagtcattgtattcatatagggtcaaggagggtagctgtaaaaaatcatcaaaatcggagttaaaataaccgttaaatcgtgatttttcatttataactatcgaaaagttttgtcccgttactagatctctgaatgttttttttttgtgatttttggggtatacgatcttgaagtatatacaaacaagtcttatggttagatcgttgaagtgtgtgtgtgtgtgtgtatgtatatatatatttatttattaagtagctttaaatttatttattttgtacatataactcttaagaaattgaatagtatatacatttattaagtagctttcaccttaattatattttaaatcataaaataatttttttttttttattattcataacaattatttttataaatattgtgcttcgaaccaatttttcgtctctcaaaagtttgcgcgaccaacagttcgtcgtgcaaaactcaaaaaatttgggtgagtaccaaaaatgggacgcgggtttttaaaattttaaaaaaaaaactttagactttgcgcgaccaatattttttgtcgcgcaaaaatttgggcgggtaccaaaaatgggacacgggaattttttttatataattgttttagactttgcgctaccaatatgtatttttcctcgggcaaaaattttaagattttggcgggtaccaaaaatgggatgcgggaatttttttaaaaaaaaataattttttagactttgcgcgaccaatattactatattcgtcgcgcaaaactttgcgagaccaatatgtttcgtcgcgcaataatttgggcgggtaccaaaaatgggacgcgggaatttttttatataattgttttagactttgcgcgaccaatatgtttttttcgtcgcacaaaaatttaaaaattttggtgggtaccaaaaatgtgatgcgggaatttttttttaaaaaataataatttttttagactttgcgcgaccaatactactgtattcgtcgcgcaaaactttgcgagaccaatatgtttcgtcgcgcaaaactttgcgcgaccaatatatatttttcgtcgcgcaaaaatttgggcgggtaccaaaaatgggacgcgggaattttttttataattgttttagactttgcgcgaccaatatgtatttttcgtcgcacaaaaatttaaaaattttggcgggtaccaaaaatgggatgcgggaatttttttttttgaaaaaattatttttagactttgcgcgaccaatatttttatattcgtcgcacaaaactttgcgagaccaatatatttcgtcgcgcaaaactttgagCGACCAACagtattttcgtcgcgcaaagtgatacggtttttaaaaaccgaaataactcctccaccattttctcaatttctttctctactcttacctctcttctctctttccctctccccaaatcccaccctttctctcacactcactcctctcacttaatctctcatctctctcttcactatctctcactctcactcactctcactcactctctcatctatcttttcactatctctcactctctcatctctctatcactatcttatctaattctctcacttctccctctcattctcactcactctcaatcttgccaaaaggtatattctctccaaattttaaatttttttcattaatatgtgtttttggagttagttttgagtttgtggggggtttggggttgagtaaaggggagagattgaagtttgggttggatttgtggtataacaattttaggggagattatacattctttttttttgttgttgttgttatttgaccatatttgtttttttttgtaggtaatcattgagactttgatggctaaagttgaggattaggaagctatcaaaacatattatccaccactaccaccacaatatgcttgtattaggattttactttgttaattcatgtgtacattttgaatattatatatatatatttattggataatttgatcactatttttcatatgtaattttattttgaatatgtcaatttaaattaaagtaattaagaaaaatcttacaattaaattaaatttaaaaagtaaaaatttgaaaaaattactagaattaaattaatatcaatttaaattaaagtgatttaaaaaaaaatcatacaattaaattatatttaaaaagtaaaaattttgaataaattaatattaaagaaataataataaaaagtaaaaattaatttattttaattaaaaaaatttaaaacacaaaaaaatatttcgtcgcgcaaatatttgcgcgacgttattgttcgtcgcacaaaactctaaaaatgtgggcggggtaccaaaaatggaacgcgggaattttttattttttaaatttttttgagactttgcacgaccaatgttttttgtcgcgcaaaactttgagAGACGAAtattattcgtcgcgcaaacctttgcgcgaccaacttgtttcgtcgcgcaaacctttgcgcgaccaatgtgtttcgtcgctcaaagttttgcgggaccaatgtgtttcgtcgcccaaagttttgcgggaccaatattttttcgtcgcgcaaagtcactttgcgcgaccaatgaaaaatgttggtcgcgcaaagtctttcttcacgatctttgcgcgacggattctgcgcgacgaagtttttgtcgcgtaaaaatttgtgcgactacaatgtattttgcgcgacgaaattatcttcgtcgcgcaaagtgtaaaatgtagtagtgagcAAAGctaaaaaagaaagcagaaaattgacaaaattctcaTTTGCAAGTATAGATActaaaaattcagaatttaaaaaaaaaaagttttcaaTTGCACactagaaaaaaatttcaaatgagGATCGTTATATCATGTTGTGTTGCCAATATTGAATAGCAATGATTTTTGGAGAAACATTTATGCTAACGGTAACAACAGGTGACACAAGATGTGTGTTATGAATATTTTTACGACAAGCTTTAGCTGGCTATAATGCTTTAGCAATTCCATGGACAGTGACCTCCGCCTCAATTAAGCAAGTATCCTTCAGCAAATAACCCTTGTCTAACCGTTTGAAATTTCCCAATGTAATGAAATTAGACCAACCAATACCCAAAGCTGAGAACCATTGAATATCTGCAagcacacaaaaaagaaaaaacgaaagaagaaaaagaagactAATCaaggattgaaaaaaaaaactttgaaaagaaaaggagaaaagaaacaaataagtaaaagaagaaatataaatTAGACCGCATGTTTACCTTTACTATAAAAATGCTTGGCATTCAATTGATCTACGATGCGCAGAGTGAACTCTGTAAGTATTTGAGAGCCAGGAGACAGCTTTTCTGGATTAGCACATTTTAAGTAAATAGAAACATGAGTACCCTTTCCGTCGTCAGCTCCCTTGGGATAGAGCTTTATCTTCCTGCAATCACCAACAAATTTAttaatgattaaaaaaaagaaggaactAAACAACAAGTTTAGATTAATTACAAGGCTTAATTAATATCATCAGAGATACCTACCACGTCTGTCCTCCAGCATTGAACGGTTGTGATTCCAAGCattcggtttttgactttgaaAATTTCTCAATCTTCCAAACATACTTGTTCGTAGAAGCACTGTTGATCCCTGATAGGCACTCTGCCTTGCCTGCTCTTCTTTCTTTACAAACAAAGACCTCGGCTCCAAACACACACTTGTCATCAATGAGATAGCCATTGGAAGCATCAGCAAATGCTTTCAGAGGGATAACTCTATCGAAACCCATTTCGAGCATCGCCCGGTGCAAGCAAATCTTGTTTAGATTAGCATctgaaaagcaaacaaaattaGAAGATCATGAGCAATGCATAgtgatagatagatagatagatatatAATGTATGCATACCTTGAAGAACCAAGTATTTTCCCGTATTCTGATCAAGCAAAAACAATCTAAAATCAACAGAGACTTCCCAACGAGTCTCAAGTGAATTTGCTCCAGCCATTTTTAAGTAGACAGAGATGTGGTCTTCcacattcttcttcttgtttccaTTTGGGTAGACCACCAGTTTCCTTCAGTGagcaaacataaaaacaatgttaataaagaagaaaataatataccAAAGCGATGAAacgaaagaaaataatatactAAGATGGCGAACATTATTTGAAGACAACACATGGTTTAGTTAGAAGAACTATAGcttaagaaaaaagatgaattacCATTTGTATCCTCCAGCGTCAAACTTCCCTGACTCAAAGCTACCCTCTGATGTTGAATGCTTCTTCAGCAACGAAAACGCCTCTATTTTTAGAGTGTAATGAGTTGGCGGTGAATCTGAAAATGGTCTTGAAACCCCTACAGTGCaacattaaatattaattaattaatggcAACAACACTAGAGGTGTATATAAAAGCATCTCTAAAGGAGATGTCACAtacaaaatgttaaatttgaatttgatggcttATGTGGCAATTTTGACACTtacgaaaaaaatatattaactCCACTTGTATTgccaaatattttattattttattatatttttaaaagcatgGTACATATAATGCATAAAGTTTTAAAGAGAGTAAATGATAGTGGAGTCTATGGCTGAAAATatcttaaaataatatttgacaCCATCAAGctttttgatatgttatttttgacatatcTGTCACAAGTCTTCAAATCCATGTAGGATTTGACTACTCGGTTGGAGTAACTtcaacctttatttttatcagTTTATATCTACGTGATAATTTGGCATATTGactggagatgctctaagggACTTTTCAATACAAACCTAATCCCGGATGGAAATGTTAGGTAAACCCACCTATTTGAATTGATGACAGCCCAATTTGCATTTACtacttatttttcttgacTAGTTTGCCCTTGAagataaataatgaaaacaaattaagggctcgtttggAACTGCTTATTTAGGAAGCAGTTATGCTTATACTCACAAATTGTTTCCCTCCTTGTTAGGTAGAGTACATCGACGCTCAAACCTATTTGATAGGTAGTTAACATAAACCTTTCTTTACCTATGTAAATaatagaaagaaaggaaaaaaaaaaaaaaaaagagggaagAAACATAAATTGCTCCTACATACaaggtaaataaataaataaaaggtatATGTTTACATGTACGTGTACAAGCATTTTTCCTTATGAATGCTTGCAGTTTTGGGTTAATATgtaattttctatatataaaataacaggcacccaaaataatatatatgtgtacGTGTCCATGTGTCCATGTCTTTACACCCAAGTTTGAATTTCTCTcttgtaaattatatatatatttagactATAACTtatattgaacaaaaaaacaaaacaaacatatatatatatatatatatatatatatatatatatatatatataacttcgTTTTAAGGCTTGACTAGTTTCTTCAACACAAGTTGAACACAATTGCAAAGTTCGATAGGGACAAAAAGAAGTGTTAATTTACGTACCATCATGTTGGTCAAACTTCAGACTAGCCATGGCAATTAAATTCACCACCAAACTTCCTTCTGTACTACAGGTAGGTAGAtgccaaaaaatttataaagggTGGGCGTGCGTGCGCATCAACCAGTTCCTCCTGAGTGAGTGTCTTGACTTGagtcgaagaagaagaaggtttCAGCGACGATTAGAAACAAAGTTTTGGAGGGTGTCCTATTTATATTGGAGATCGAGAGTAGACTTCTTTTCCGATAGGAAGAGGAATACTACCATTCTTTCACATATGAACATTCATGATGCCTTATATTATCCGAGAGTCCTTTAGTAACTTAAATTAAATGACAAAGGTTGAGCCTTATTGGGTCTTCTcgtatatttttattttttatttttgaagtaCATGATAATTACAAGTTTcttaatagagaaaaaaaaaacatgggagattcactattatacccaatatgggggcccaaattataaaaataccctatataaaatggactttagaaacacacccaaagcctatttacaacataacaaaaaagctagctatcaaattataaaatggactttaataatcaatattaaattcaataaggctagctatcattttttggattttttttgggtttgtttataggaattcaattgtgtagggtttatttataatattagtgctagaaatgggtatatcactaaatatctcaaaaaacATAGTGACTTGAAATACTAtcaagttgtttttttttcaagaattaATATATAGTGACATGAAATAATACAAGTCCTACTCCAATTTATTGTTTTACAAACGTAAGTACAAATCATGAGTTAAGAAATTGCCGAAGTATTAAATTGTTACCCTGGTTGTGGCACTTATGTCATGCTTGCCATGAATATTAAGCAAGTATACTTCATCAAAACCCCTTGCCTTCCTCACTGAAAGTGTCCAGTGAAGAGAAAGTAGGCGGGCCAACCCCAATTTAGGCTTGATGCACTGAACCACAGCTATTacctacacacacacataaacCCTAATGTTATGCGGCATTATATTCAATTCTACACTGAG
The window above is part of the Prunus dulcis chromosome 1, ALMONDv2, whole genome shotgun sequence genome. Proteins encoded here:
- the LOC117636916 gene encoding uncharacterized protein LOC117636916 — protein: MIKNAVMYKHVWKIENFSKLDAESYYSEPLIHCWLSEMIKLAGSKIFASFPCALWIKFTPAINVMKVIAVVQCIKPKLGLARLLSLHWTLSVRKARGFDEVYLLNIHGVSRPFSDSPPTHYTLKIEAFSLLKKHSTSEGSFESGKFDAGGYKWKLVVYPNGNKKKNVEDHISVYLKMAGANSLETRWEVSVDFRLFLLDQNTGKYLVLQDANLNKICLHRAMLEMGFDRVIPLKAFADASNGYLIDDKCVFGAEVFVCKERRAGKAECLSGINSASTNKYVWKIEKFSKSKTECLESQPFNAGGQTWKIKLYPKGADDGKGTHVSIYLKCANPEKLSPGSQILTEFTLRIVDQLNAKHFYSKDIQWFSALGIGWSNFITLGNFKRLDKGYLLKDTCLIEAEVTVHGIAKAL